A genomic segment from Zygotorulaspora mrakii chromosome 1, complete sequence encodes:
- the RNY1 gene encoding ribonuclease T2 (similar to Saccharomyces cerevisiae RNY1 (YPL123C); ancestral locus Anc_8.621) produces MIINNIAAPFAFMADYFARNYPLSPNCPMDLPLSCRNETVIPDTCCFEYPGGVFLQTQFWDYKVSHPISDKDELERRLGPLNDFTIHGLWPDNCDGGYQQFCDNSAAIDDVYYLLNSKQFNDDHSSLEISGKDLLAKLKRLWKSNTGDDESLWIHEYNKHGTCIKTIKPECYKRWNPKSEQDLKKQSVYDYFRIAYNLYKSVNTSAVLKERGIVPTTTDTYTRDEIERALSDGFDGKRVFFACDGFNAINEIWYYHILKGSLLGEEFVKLDSLYHGRSRCPETGIKFLPKGYMPPNNRAPKFRGIIRMGGMPGELIRNGHWMIGKTAAQFSLIESEYGGYLLRSNAGYCGFQADQQLSCQKSLQQAAQFEYEDGYIGYSGAFQWGAYEYPQHSSQSVVYHDPERTADYNFKLKFIKK; encoded by the coding sequence atgatCATCAATAATATTGCTGCTCCGTTTGCGTTTATGGCTGACTATTTTGCCCGAAATTATCCTTTATCACCAAACTGCCCGATGGATTTACCCTTAAGTTGCAGAAATGAAACAGTTATCCCTGATACATGTTGCTTTGAGTATCCAGGAGGGGTATTCCTTCAGACACAGTTCTGGGATTACAAAGTATCTCATCCAATTTCAGATAAGGATGAACTGGAAAGACGTCTCGGCCCCCTAAACGATTTTACTATTCATGGGTTGTGGCCAGACAATTGTGATGGTGGATACCAACAATTCTGTGATAATTCAGCTGCCATTGATGACGTTTATTATTTACTGAACTCAAAGCAATTCAACGATGATCACAGCAGTTTAGAAATAAGCGGTAAAGATCTTTTGGCGAAATTGAAGAGACTATGGAAAAGCAACACAGGTGATGATGAGTCATTATGGATCCATGAGTATAATAAGCATGGAACTTGTATTAAGACCATAAAACCTGAATGTTATAAACGCTGGAATCCAAAGAGTGAACAGGATCTAAAGAAGCAATCTGTGTACGATTACTTCAGGATCGCGTACAATCTCTACAAAAGTGTAAACACTAGCGCAGTGTTGAAAGAACGTGGAATTGTTCCAACAACGACAGATACATATACCagagatgaaattgaaaggGCTTTATCAGATGGATTTGACGGAAAGCGCGTCTTTTTTGCATGCGATGGATTTAATGCAATTAATGAAATATGGTATTACCATATTCTTAAAGGGTCATTATTGGGAGAAGAATTTGTGAAATTGGATTCTCTCTACCATGGTAGATCGAGATGCCCAGAGACTGGAATTAAGTTTTTGCCCAAAGGATATATGCCGCCAAATAATAGAGCACCAAAATTCCGTGGTATTATTAGGATGGGGGGGATGCCGGGAGAATTAATTCGTAATGGACATTGGATGATTGGCAAAACAGCAGCTCAGTTTTCTTTAATAGAAAGTGAGTATGGTGGGTATTTATTGAGGTCAAATGCAGGTTACTGTGGGTTCCAAGCGGATCAACAATTATCTTGTCAAAAGAGTTTGCAACAAGCTGCGCAGTTTGAGTACGAAGACGGTTATATTGGATATTCTGGAGCATTCCAATGGGGTGCGTATGAGTACCCACAACACTCTTCGCAGAGTGTTGTTTATCACGATCCTGAGAGGACCGCTGACTACAATTTCAAACTAAAattcattaaaaaataa
- the TFB2 gene encoding TFIIH/NER complex subunit TFB2 (similar to Saccharomyces cerevisiae TFB2 (YPL122C); ancestral locus Anc_8.620): MSNDSLLKSSVNQYLEELPQVIQSRLYESPATCLAIYRLLPQLAKFFIMSMVFNESEISLRDLDRWVKSGGKTQFQEAIKSMKSLHLLIPVRGNGPMMINLNKTFKESFKNALTGGKVNNSFGIVIEQANDIVTTEILDTYSADKWETILHFMVGTSLSNIPSENVLNLLKHSRLMEESNSNRGVKITNEGFQFLLQDVNSQIWALLLQYLKMTETIQMDPVEVLNFIFMLGALEFGKSYSIDGLSGTQKIMLKDMRDYGLVFQKNSNANVFYPTRLATMLTSDSKAIRSASGAMDSVLKQNKEDSVNGTSAAITDEDSSGDQIGLKTQVIHDGALIVETNFKLYSYSNSPLQIAILSLFVHLKSRFSNMVTGQLTRESIRRALTNGITADQIIAYLETHAHPQMRRLAEERLEKKLELDANCKDPLLILPPTVVDQIKLWQLELDRIISYDGSLYSDFESHQEYHLLSSYAQDIGVLIWKDDKKKKFFVSKEGNSQVLDYAKRKLKKKQTP, translated from the coding sequence ATGAGCAACGACAgtttattgaaaagttcgGTGAACCAATACTTGGAAGAGCTCCCGCAAGTGATACAGAGCAGGCTTTACGAGTCACCAGCAACATGCTTGGCCATATACAGACTTCTGCCGCAATTGGCGAAATTCTTCATTATGTCTATGGTCTTCAATGAGAGCGAAATATCGTTGCGAGACCTCGATAGATGGGTGAAATCCGGAGGTAAGACGCAGTTTCAAGAAGCTATCAAATCTATGAAATCCCTGCATTTATTGATTCCTGTAAGGGGCAATGGTCCGATGATGATTAACCTCAataaaactttcaaagaaagctTTAAGAATGCGTTAACGGGAGGCAAGGTTAATAACTCCTTTGGTATTGTTATTGAGCAGGCCAATGATATTGTCACCACAGAAATACTGGATACATACTCTGCAGATAAATGGGAAACAATTCTGCATTTTATGGTTGGTACTTCACTTAGTAACATACCTTCTGAAAACGTTTTAAATCTGTTAAAGCACAGTAGATTGATGGAAGAATCCAACAGTAATAGAGGTGTTAAGATCACCAACGAGggatttcaatttttattaCAGGATGTGAACTCTCAAATTTGGGCCTTATTGCTTCAATACTTAAAAATGACAGAAACTATACAGATGGACCCAGTTGAAGTactcaatttcattttcatgttGGGTGCCCTGGAATTTGGTAAATCCTATAGCATAGATGGCTTGAGCGGAACTCAAAAGATAATGCTGAAAGATATGCGAGATTATGGTTTAgtgtttcaaaaaaattcaaatgcAAATGTTTTTTATCCTACGAGGCTAGCTACCATGTTAACATCTGATTCGAAGGCTATAAGAAGCGCATCCGGTGCGATGGATAGTGTTCTTAAGCAAAACAAAGAGGATAGTGTTAATGGAACCTCGGCAGCCATCACTGATGAGGACAGCAGTGGCGATCAAATTGGTCTAAAAACCCAAGTTATTCACGATGGTGCATTGATCGTGGAGACGAACTTCAAACTTTACTCCTACTCAAACTCGCCACTGCAAATAGCAATCTTGAGTTTATTTgttcatttgaaatcaagattttcaaatatggtTACGGGTCAACTGACAAGAGAGTCTATCAGGAGAGCTTTGACAAACGGTATCACGGCTGATCAGATTATTGCTTATCTGGAAACTCATGCTCATCCTCAAATGAGGAGGCTTGCGGAAGAAagattggaaaagaaaCTGGAGCTGGATGCAAATTGCAAAGATCCGCTATTAATCCTACCTCCTACAGTCGTGGATCAAATAAAACTGTGGCAACTGGAGCTTGATCGTATCATTAGTTATGATGGATCATTATAttcagattttgaaagcCATCAAGAATACCATCTGCTGAGTTCATACGCTCAAGATATTGGTGTATTAATATGGAAAgatgataaaaagaaaaaattctttgtttCAAAGGAAGGTAATTCACAGGTTCTTGATTAcgcaaaaagaaaattgaagaagaagcaaacTCCATGA